The following nucleotide sequence is from Catonella massiliensis.
TTTGAAACACAGTATTTTCCTAATGCCTGCAATGAGAAAAACTTTGTATCAAGCATAATAAGTGCGGGAGAGGAGTATAGAAGCACTACAGTATTTAAGTTTATGGCATAAATTCATCTGTTGTTAAAAAACATTTAATATTGTTTTACAACACCGCCAAAATAGTGTAAACTGAATTTGTATTAGATAAATAAAAATAATATTGATTGGAGAAATGAAAAATATGAAGAAGCCCGTAATTGGAATTTCAGGAAGTCTTATAATTGACTCTTCAGGCAGCTTTGCAGGCTATAAGAGGTCTTATGTAAACAATGATTACATTCTCTCAGTGATTAAGAATGGGGGTATTCCATTTATCATTCCATTTAATGAGAATGAAGAAGTTGTTAAGGCACAGATAGAAATGGTAGATGGTCTGCTGCTTTCAGGCGGACAGGATGTAGCTCCTAAGAATTATGGAGAAGAGCCTACTCCAAAACTTGGCGATATTTTTCCTGAAAGAGATGACTTTGAATACGGTCTTCTTAAGGCTGCACTTGAAGCAAAGAAGCCTGTACTTGGCATTTGTAGAGGAGCTCAGATTATTAACACATATTTTAACGGAAGCCTCTATCAGGATCTTAGTTACATAGGAACGGAAGTACTTAAGCACAATCAGGAGAATTCTCCTTCAATGGTAACGCATTCAGTTATGATTGATAAGACTTCAAAACTCTTTGATATATTAGGCGAGGAGAATATAAGAGTAAATTCCTTCCACCACCAGGCAGTGAAAAAGGTAGGAGACGGTCTTACCGTATCTGCTAAAGCTCCTGACGGAGTTATTGAAGCCATTGAAAAGACTGATTATCCTTTCCTTGTTGCAGTACAGTGGCATCCTGAGATGTTACACCTGACAGTGGAAATGATGAATAAGTTATTTATACGCTTCATAAAGGAGGCTGCGAATGAATAAAAAAATGAAATTCTGGTCTATAGTGCTTCTTACAATCAACTCAATCATCGGTACCGGAATCTTTCTTTCACCGGGAGGAGTTACAAAGCAGGCAGGAAGCATGGCGCCTTTTATCTATATTTGTGCAGCTATATTTGCAGCAGTGCTGGCAGTAACCTTTGCAGCAGCAAGTAAGTACGTAGTTAAAAACGGTGCAGCTTATTCTTATGCAAGGGCAGCGTTTGGGGCCAATACAGGTATGTTCATAGGTGTAACCAGATATGTATCTGCAAGTATTGCCTGGGGAGTTATGGCTACAGGTGTAGTAAAGAATGCACTTTCAATAGCTGGAATGGACTCTAAAAATATGGTTAATGTGACCGTTGGATTTTTAGTGCTTATGCTCCTCTTATTTATTATAAATGTGAAGGGTACAGCTTTCTTGACGCTTATAAGTGACCTTTCTACAGCAGGCAAGATGGCTGCGCTTGCAATAACTATTGTTGTGGGTATTGTAATCATAGTTACAACGGGAGAAAACCATATTTCAGATGTAGAACTCCTTACCAATGCTGACGGAAGCCCGCTTATTCCTGCAATGGACGCAACTGTGTTTGTAACAGCCGTCATATCAGCCTTCTATGCATTTACAGGATTTGAGAGTGTAGCCTCTGGTGCAAGCGATATGGAAAATCCTGAAAAGAATCTACCGAAGGCTATTCCTCTTGCCATAGGTATAATTGCAGTAATTTACTTTGGTATCGTGCTGGTGGCAATGATGATAAATCCTGTTGCCCTTGTACAGTCAGAAGAGGTAGTGGTACTTGCTTCAGTATTTTCCAATAAGATTGTCAGAGGAATTATTGTTTTAGGTGCTCTTATTTCTATGTTTGGTATCAATGTAGCCGCTTCCTTCCATTCTCCAAGAGTATGTGAAGCAATGGCTAAAGATGGCATTTTGCCTGCCTTCCTTGGAAAACGTAATGCCAATGATATTCCTCTCAATGCATTCGTTCTTACAGCAGTCCTTGCGATTATTGTACCTATGTCATTTATGTATGATATGCAGGGAATAATGATAATTAGTGCAATAGCTAGATTTGCCCAGTTTATTATAGTTCCTCTTGGTGTTATTGTATTTTTTATGGGCAAGCAGAAAGAAGAGATTATCGATGCCAGAAAAAGTGTAATCACAGATGTGGTTTTCCCGGTAATTTCAGTTATTCTCACGGTTATTCTACTGTACAAGTTTAACTGGAAGGGACAGTTCTCGGTTACAGATGAAACAGGAGCTTCACGCATTAACTGGTATGCAATCATAGCTATGATAATAGGTTATGTAGTGCTTCCTGTAGCTGTATACGTTAATTCTAATTCAAAGAAAAAATAAGAACCGGAGGTAGTAGCAGTGAAAGGATTAAATACAAAGATGCTTCACGGTTATCCGGTAATTGACGGATATACAGGTGCGGCTTCCATACCTAAGTATCAGACATCTACGTTTGACCAGAAGAGCTGTTATGTAGATGGCAAGAAATACAGCTATACAAGATTCGGAAATCCTACAGTTATGGCACTTGAAAGTGCAGTAGCTAAGCTTGAAGGCGCTAAGCATGCCCTCGTATTTTCATCAGGTATGGCGGCAATAAGTAATGTGCTTATGCTTGCAGGAGCAGGAGGTCATGTAATCTTCCCATGCGAAGTGTACGGAGGTACCTTCCAGTTTGCAACAGAGGTTATGCCAAGGCTTAATATGGAGGTTTCCTTCCTAGACTATGACAATTTGGAATTAGTTGAAAGTACAATAAAGGAAAATACCAAGATACTCTACATTGAGACTCCGTCTAATCCTCTTCTTAAGGTGACGGACATAAGGAAGCTTGTAGAGATAGCTAAAAAGCATAAACTAATAACCATAGCAGATAATACCTTTATGACTCCTTTCTATCAGCGTCCTCTTGAACTTGGAGTAGACATAGTTGTAGAGAGCATGACCAAGTTCATAAACGGACATAGTGACGTGGTAGCAGGAATGATTGCAACCAACAGTGATGAATACATAGGATGTTTGGGACTTTTCCAGAAGAACTTCGGTGCTATCATGGGAGTAGAGGATGCCTGGCTTGTACTTCGTGGAATGAAGACTATGGGACTTCGAATGGAGAAGTCTGTGTCTAACGCAGCTGCTATCTCAGAGTTTCTTGCTAAGCAGCTAAAGATAAAGACAGTATATTATCCGGGAATACCGTCCTGCAGATACTATAAGATACAGATGAGTCAGGCAACATCAGGTGGAGCTGTTCTTTCTTTCAAGTTCCACAATAAAGAAGATATGGATAAGTTTGTTGAGAGAATTAAAATACCTATTTACGCAGTAAGCCTTGGAGGTGTTGAGTCAATTATTTCTCACCCTGCCACCATGTCACATAAATGTATGTCTAAGGAAGACAGACTAAAATACGGAGTCACAGATGAGATTCTTAGGCTTTCCTGCGGTATTGAGGATATTGAAGACCTCATCGAAGACTTAGAGCAGGCACTTGCAGACTAAATATTTGGCTTTTAAAACTAATATAAAAAAACGGAAAATTCCGCGTTTTCTTTTGGAAGACGCGGAATTTTTTTGGCTAATTGTCTATGAAATAAAATATCTAAGAGAGACTAAATGAGGTGAAATGGTTAATTTTTATATTTATTAACTAAGACTTCCCATACCTAAAATGGGATCCGTACCTTGAAAATTCAATACTTCAGCTACTAAAATAACGATTTATGCCACTACAGCCTCCGGATGGAGCGCATTACGCAGATATTCAGGTAGTCTTGCTTCAAAATCAGCAGTAAAAGCAGTCAATTGCTCATCACTGAGCTTTAAGATTACCTGAAGGCTTGCCATCAAGGCATCCATCAGGATGCCAAGTGATCTGCTGAAAGTAATGTCTGCCATTTCATCGACAAGGAAGAAGAACAACTCACCAAGGGTTCTCTGATCTTCATTTTGACGTTGCTCCATTGCAATTAACATATATCTGGTAAGCACAATTGCTACGTGGGCTGTTAGTGCATCATAGGATAAGCTATGGCATTCTCCAATAAGATTCAGCATAGATTTGCAGGTTTTGAAAAAAACCTCAATTTGCCAGCGTTTTCCATAAATACGGATAATCTCTTCTTCGGAAAGGGTAGTATCTGTGCAGATAAAAGCAAGCCAGTCCTTGCGATTAGCTTTGTTCCTTACACAAACAATCTTTGCCGGAATTGGATTCTCCTTTCCTACCATAACACAGACAGAAAGCAGATACTTTGATTTGCCACGGCGCTTTTTGTTCCGGGAATAAATCTCTTTGATATTCAGTTGCTCACCACAGTGTGAATACTTGATTCGACTGCTTTTCTTAATCATAGCAATTACGTCCATACCTTTTGAATGGATAGCTGTGATTTGAGCGGGGTTTGAAAACCAGGAATCAAAAAGGACATAATCAGCTTTCAGCCCTGCACTGAGAGCAGTATCCAACAGTGTCATCATTGCTTCAGGAGCTTTTGTCTGAGCAAGTTTACGCCTTTTACCTGCAAGGGTTCTGTTATCAAAGTGTTTTACAGGACCGATGATATTTGTATCTTTTGCAGATGCTAACAAGCAGCTGTTCACCGGGATAAGTGTATTTCCATCGCTCCAGCTTAAGGTAAGCATACGAAATCCTTTTTTGAAATGCATATCCGTGTGATCGAAAACCTTTGACCCCAGCTCAGTTTTCTTGCAGCTGGTGCGATTGAAAAGACTGTCATCAATGATGAAAACATTTTTCCTTTTATCATCTGTTAGGTTTTTGAGATCATTATTTACGATGTCAGCAGCAAGAAGAGAAGTAAAACGAAGCCAGTTTGTTTTTACCGAATTAAGGAAACGATAAAAAGTGTTCTTTGAAAAATCTTCCTTAAAAGAACCGGTACGTTGTTGCATATACATACTTCTTCCAACGAAAATGTTGCTGAGTTTGTAACGAAGCAAAGAAACAGGTGAAACACCTTTTTCTTTCATCCCATTACATCTGGCAATAAGCCTGCCAACATGATGTCTGGAAAAAAATCTTCGAACACAGTCAATTAAGTTATTCTCATCGAAATGATTTTGTGTTATACTGGACATGGCATAAATCTCCTTTGTACAATGGTTTCTTGTCAATTCCATTATACCAAACTGGGTAGGTTTATGCCATTCTTTATTGGCTGAAATATTGAATTTTCAAGGTTCAACACACCGTATTGGTGTGGGAAGTCTTAGTTATTAATTAGTTATGTATAACTTTATTTTTATTATTGTATTAAATCTATCTTGATGATATCATGAAAGAAAATTCTTTATCATAAATGGGGGATGGATGTATGGATTATATTGAAGTAAAATCTAATGGGACAATAGTGGCAAAAAAGGGTACAAATCCCAGAGTACCTTATAATCATCAGAAGGATGCAATGTCTAAACTTAGTCTGATTGATAAGGAAAAATCATTTAGTACACTTGTGGTTTTGCCAACAGGTGGAGGGAAAACTTATACTGCATCTACTTGGCTATTAAAAAATGCTATAGACAAAAACAAAAAGATAATATGGATAGCACATAGACAAATATTACTTGACCAGGCAGCTAAGTCTTTTCAGGAGTTTGCTTACATAGAAACTATGCCACATATAAATGAATTTACATACAGGATAATTTCGGGTTCTGCCGAGCATGATAGAAGTATTGATATTTCCGAAAAAGATAACATTCTAATTTTAAGCAAAGATAGTATAGGGAGAAATCTAGCGGTACTTGATAGCTGGCTAAAAGATGAGAAGGAGGTTTACCTTGTTATTGATGAAGCCCATCATGCAACAGCTAAAACATATAGAAAAATAATAAAATATCTAGAAGATAAGGTTCCTAACTTGAAAATCCTAGGACTCACAGCTACACCTTTTAGAACTGCAAAGGAAGAACAAGGACTTTTAGCCAAGATATTTAAGGATGGAATTGATCTATCCGGAAATACTGTAAAGGGTGATTTAGGTATAACCTATCAAATAGGACTAAAGGATTTAATTGGTTCGCGAATTCTGTCTAAACCGATTTTTGAATGTAAATATACTGAAGAAGACTTTGGTGTAAACCTTGGCTTGAACGCATTGGAGAGTATTCAAAGATTGGATGTACTGCCGGATGAGCTTGCTGAAGAAATTGCATCAAATGCTGCACGTAACAAGTTAATAGTGAATACTTATATTGAAAATAAAAATGAATATGGACAGACCATTGTATTTGCTGTTAATATCTGGCATGCGATTGCTTTAAGTAAATTATTCACCAAAGCAGGAATCAAATCAGATTATATTGTATCTTCTATTAAGGACAAAATTACCGGCGTTACTTTGTCCAGAGAGGATAATGAAAGAAAGCTTCAAGAATACAGGGATGGAAAATTACAGGTGCTAATCAATGTCAATATTCTAACGGAAGGTGTAGATTTACCACAAACTAAAACCGTTTTTTTAGCGAGACCAACGGTTTCGAAAATTTTGATGACCCAGATGATTGGAAGAGCTCTTCGTGGTACTGCTGCTGGTGGAACAGCAGAGGCTCACATAGTATCTTTTATAGATCAGTGGAATGAAAACATTGCGTGGTGTAATCCGGTTTCGTTATTTAATGGAGAGGGTGAGTTTAATGAGACTGAGACTGATAGAAATAAGTACCAAATTAATTTGATTGCAATTTCAAAAGTCGAAGAATTTGCAGCTATGCTTGATGATGCAATTGATACTTCAGCTCTTGAAAACATTCCATTTGTTAAGAGAATACCAATCGGAATGTATGCTTTTACATATTTGACAGCAGATGGAATGGATATAACTTATCAGGTAATGGTATATGATAGCACAAAAGATGCTTATAAAATGCTTATGGATTCATTGCCTGATTTATTTAAGGAATATGATGTAGATGAGGAGTATCCTAGCGAAGAATTACTAGAAGAACTTGAAGAACAATGTAGATCATCATATTTTTGTGGTGAAATGGTACCACCATATTAGGGTAGAGATATAATACATATTTTAAAATATTACGCTCAATTTGACGAAACCCCTCGGTTTTATACCTTTGATGATATTGATAAGAATAAACTTGATATTTCTATCATTGCTAAGCACATAGTGGATGAGGATATGGGACCAAGGAAGAAAAGTGAATATTTAGAAAGCATTTGGAACAACAATGATAATATTATGCTAAGGCTTTTCTTTGGAAGAAAGATATATTTTATTAAGCAGTTGGACCTTGAAATACTTAAAATTACTGATAAAAATATTTTTATTGAAGAAAATAATGTAAAATATGGTAAGCGTAGTATTGAAGATATGTCTCTAAGTGAAATTGGTAAGATTGCGCCGAATATTGAAAAAGAGTTGAGAGATAAAACCTTTGAAGCATCATTGAATGAAAAAGGAATGTATGAATGTGCGATTTGTAAAAGAGCATTTTCAAACAGAATACCTTTTCAGATAGACCATATAATACCAATGAATAAAGGTGGAAAAACTCTAGCAAATAATCTTCAAGTTCTTTGCAGACAATGTAATGGGTTAAAAAGCGATAATTGATAATTAAAACAAAGGTGGATACGAAATGGATGAGTTATTGTATGATATGCACACACTTGCAAGAATAATTATAGTTAATAATTTATCAGCTAAAGAAATCAGTAGATTTCTGTCAAATGTGTGGAATTATGAGGGGTTATATTTGCCTTTAAATTATAGATTTAATAAAAGAAAATTTTTGATTGATGTTTTAGATGAAGTAAGTTATTGGATAAATAAAAAAGATTTTGATAAAGAAATCCCCACTATAAATAATGATCTTCAGACTATTGGAAGTGAGATAAACTATTTTTCAGAAGAAGATTACTACAATTTGAGGTCATATTTTATGGAACTTAGGCTTATAATGATATTTCTTGGCACTAAAGACTATATCAGAATGAAGCTTAGAACTCTGCTACGTGAACATGGATATAAGAGGAGAACTGCGGGATTAAATGCATTTTTTAAACAATGTATGTATTTTTATCATATCGAGACATTTGTTAGAGGTGGAGTATTATGTGATTTAGAAGAGATTGCCTTAAATGATATGGTTATTTTCCGTGTCCTTAATAATCCGAGAGAATATATTGAGGCATTTGAAGAAGCGGAGGGGATTACTTGAAATGGAGGGAAATAGCCAATCAATGAAAAAAGTTACGGGTCTGCGGCGAGTTAAGCTTTATGCATGAGGGACGGCTGGCTAAATAGAATACTGTAACAAAGGACAAGGGTGGCTTAGCCACCCTATATTGGCACACGCCGTTCTGATTCTTAAAGCGCCATAATAACCTTCTTTGAAAGACCGGTAATTTCTGCAATCAGCTCATCCTTGAAGCCTCTTTTCTTCATATCTCCGGCAATTTTAATTTTTTCATTTTTAGAACCTAATTTTTCGCCACGCTCTTCACCCTCGCTAATCCACTCATCTCTCCATTTCTGTAAAGTTTCATCCATTTTTATGGTACCTCCTTCATCCTTTTTAAACCTGGCTTTAATTTCACTAGTGACCGGGAAATCAGCTTCATTATAAGCATCATTTGTGGTAAACACCTTCATAAGCTTTGCTAGCTTAGAGCCATCATCTACAGCTGAGTTTACATATATCTCAGTAAGACCATCTTCTATTATCTGCTCAGTTTCCATAACCACCTTCTTTACATGATAAAGTGGAAGATTACCCTTAAATAAATCAAAGGCTGAAATAAATATGATACAGACATCAGGTACAAACTCAAACTGTTTTCCAGCCTCTGTTACATTTGCAGTCAAAACTGAAGCGTTGTAACGGACTCTCTTTAGATGGTTGTCATCATTTGCTTTTTGAACTTCGATATTGATATACCGCCTATCTCCGGTTATACATTTGGCATCCAATATTACAGAGCGCCCCTGCAGATTCTTAATGTCGAACTGTTGCATGTTATCAGTAACAACCAGCTCAGAATCACCTAA
It contains:
- a CDS encoding IS4 family transposase → MSSITQNHFDENNLIDCVRRFFSRHHVGRLIARCNGMKEKGVSPVSLLRYKLSNIFVGRSMYMQQRTGSFKEDFSKNTFYRFLNSVKTNWLRFTSLLAADIVNNDLKNLTDDKRKNVFIIDDSLFNRTSCKKTELGSKVFDHTDMHFKKGFRMLTLSWSDGNTLIPVNSCLLASAKDTNIIGPVKHFDNRTLAGKRRKLAQTKAPEAMMTLLDTALSAGLKADYVLFDSWFSNPAQITAIHSKGMDVIAMIKKSSRIKYSHCGEQLNIKEIYSRNKKRRGKSKYLLSVCVMVGKENPIPAKIVCVRNKANRKDWLAFICTDTTLSEEEIIRIYGKRWQIEVFFKTCKSMLNLIGECHSLSYDALTAHVAIVLTRYMLIAMEQRQNEDQRTLGELFFFLVDEMADITFSRSLGILMDALMASLQVILKLSDEQLTAFTADFEARLPEYLRNALHPEAVVA
- a CDS encoding gamma-glutamyl-gamma-aminobutyrate hydrolase family protein, with the protein product MKNMKKPVIGISGSLIIDSSGSFAGYKRSYVNNDYILSVIKNGGIPFIIPFNENEEVVKAQIEMVDGLLLSGGQDVAPKNYGEEPTPKLGDIFPERDDFEYGLLKAALEAKKPVLGICRGAQIINTYFNGSLYQDLSYIGTEVLKHNQENSPSMVTHSVMIDKTSKLFDILGEENIRVNSFHHQAVKKVGDGLTVSAKAPDGVIEAIEKTDYPFLVAVQWHPEMLHLTVEMMNKLFIRFIKEAANE
- a CDS encoding APC family permease; the protein is MNKKMKFWSIVLLTINSIIGTGIFLSPGGVTKQAGSMAPFIYICAAIFAAVLAVTFAAASKYVVKNGAAYSYARAAFGANTGMFIGVTRYVSASIAWGVMATGVVKNALSIAGMDSKNMVNVTVGFLVLMLLLFIINVKGTAFLTLISDLSTAGKMAALAITIVVGIVIIVTTGENHISDVELLTNADGSPLIPAMDATVFVTAVISAFYAFTGFESVASGASDMENPEKNLPKAIPLAIGIIAVIYFGIVLVAMMINPVALVQSEEVVVLASVFSNKIVRGIIVLGALISMFGINVAASFHSPRVCEAMAKDGILPAFLGKRNANDIPLNAFVLTAVLAIIVPMSFMYDMQGIMIISAIARFAQFIIVPLGVIVFFMGKQKEEIIDARKSVITDVVFPVISVILTVILLYKFNWKGQFSVTDETGASRINWYAIIAMIIGYVVLPVAVYVNSNSKKK
- a CDS encoding Rpn family recombination-promoting nuclease/putative transposase encodes the protein MPTKKERDEYLRGLNPIDDLMFRKMAEHKEFCEEILRVILGDSELVVTDNMQQFDIKNLQGRSVILDAKCITGDRRYINIEVQKANDDNHLKRVRYNASVLTANVTEAGKQFEFVPDVCIIFISAFDLFKGNLPLYHVKKVVMETEQIIEDGLTEIYVNSAVDDGSKLAKLMKVFTTNDAYNEADFPVTSEIKARFKKDEGGTIKMDETLQKWRDEWISEGEERGEKLGSKNEKIKIAGDMKKRGFKDELIAEITGLSKKVIMAL
- a CDS encoding HNH endonuclease; this encodes MGPRKKSEYLESIWNNNDNIMLRLFFGRKIYFIKQLDLEILKITDKNIFIEENNVKYGKRSIEDMSLSEIGKIAPNIEKELRDKTFEASLNEKGMYECAICKRAFSNRIPFQIDHIIPMNKGGKTLANNLQVLCRQCNGLKSDN
- a CDS encoding DEAD/DEAH box helicase encodes the protein MDYIEVKSNGTIVAKKGTNPRVPYNHQKDAMSKLSLIDKEKSFSTLVVLPTGGGKTYTASTWLLKNAIDKNKKIIWIAHRQILLDQAAKSFQEFAYIETMPHINEFTYRIISGSAEHDRSIDISEKDNILILSKDSIGRNLAVLDSWLKDEKEVYLVIDEAHHATAKTYRKIIKYLEDKVPNLKILGLTATPFRTAKEEQGLLAKIFKDGIDLSGNTVKGDLGITYQIGLKDLIGSRILSKPIFECKYTEEDFGVNLGLNALESIQRLDVLPDELAEEIASNAARNKLIVNTYIENKNEYGQTIVFAVNIWHAIALSKLFTKAGIKSDYIVSSIKDKITGVTLSREDNERKLQEYRDGKLQVLINVNILTEGVDLPQTKTVFLARPTVSKILMTQMIGRALRGTAAGGTAEAHIVSFIDQWNENIAWCNPVSLFNGEGEFNETETDRNKYQINLIAISKVEEFAAMLDDAIDTSALENIPFVKRIPIGMYAFTYLTADGMDITYQVMVYDSTKDAYKMLMDSLPDLFKEYDVDEEYPSEELLEELEEQCRSSYFCGEMVPPY
- a CDS encoding trans-sulfuration enzyme family protein, with translation MKGLNTKMLHGYPVIDGYTGAASIPKYQTSTFDQKSCYVDGKKYSYTRFGNPTVMALESAVAKLEGAKHALVFSSGMAAISNVLMLAGAGGHVIFPCEVYGGTFQFATEVMPRLNMEVSFLDYDNLELVESTIKENTKILYIETPSNPLLKVTDIRKLVEIAKKHKLITIADNTFMTPFYQRPLELGVDIVVESMTKFINGHSDVVAGMIATNSDEYIGCLGLFQKNFGAIMGVEDAWLVLRGMKTMGLRMEKSVSNAAAISEFLAKQLKIKTVYYPGIPSCRYYKIQMSQATSGGAVLSFKFHNKEDMDKFVERIKIPIYAVSLGGVESIISHPATMSHKCMSKEDRLKYGVTDEILRLSCGIEDIEDLIEDLEQALAD